A region from the Apteryx mantelli isolate bAptMan1 chromosome 42, bAptMan1.hap1, whole genome shotgun sequence genome encodes:
- the NDUFB11 gene encoding NADH dehydrogenase [ubiquinone] 1 beta subcomplex subunit 11, mitochondrial: MAALAGCGRALRALRVAAAAAGRGPGSGSGVRRRSAAAGTVSPAPPSAAAAAARHRHAEEEEEGLWAMQRKHPDTHGFSEDPAADVLNMRGAFVAGVSVAIVLGSVFLHYLPDYGLREWARREAERQIRTREAQGLPLVTPDYYDPARLPLPPPARPDPDAWAPFPGRLGPFPRTPGPFPRMPGSLPRTPGP, from the exons ATGGCGGCGCTGGCCGGgtgcgggcgggcgctgcgggcgctgcgggtggcggcggcggccgccgggcgcgggcCGGGAAGTGGAAGCGGGGTGCGGCGGCGCTCGGCTGCAGCCGGTACCGTGAGTCCCGCCccgccctcggccgccgccgccgccgcccgccaccgccacgccgaggaggaggaggaagggttgTGGGCGATGCAGCGCAAG CACCCCGACACCCACGGCTTCTCGGAGGACCCGGCCGCCGACGTGCTCAACATGCGCGGAGCCTTCGTCGCCGGCGTCTCCGTCGCCATCGTCCTCGGCTCCGTCTTCCTCCACTACCTGCCCGACTACGG GCTGCGGGAATGGGCGCGGCGGGAAGCGGAGCGGCAGATCCGGACGCGCGAGGCCCAGGGGCTGCCGCTGGTGACGCCCGACTACTACGACCCGGCGCggctgccgctgccccccccggcgAGGcctgacccggacgcctgggcccctttccccggacgcctgggcccctttccccggacgcctgggccctttccccggatgcctggatcccttccccggacgcctgggccgtga